The stretch of DNA GGTGCTCAGTCCCGTCAGGTCCTCGTCGCCGAGGGCCAGCAGGTCGAACGCCACGAACTGCGCCGGAGTCTGCGCCGCCAGCTTGTCGATGCGGCTCTTGGCCGGGTGGATGCGCTGGGAGAGCAGTTCCCACGCCAGCCGCCCGCCGCCGGGCTGGGGGACGAACAACTCCCCGTCCACGACGCACCGCTGCGGCAGCTCGGCGCGGACGGCCGCCTCGACCTCGGGGAAGTACCGCGTCAGGGGTTTGGTGTTGCGCGAGCCGAGCACGACCTCGTCGCCGTCGCGGAACACGATGCAGCGGAAACCGTCCCACTTCGGTTCGTACAGCCACGCCGGTCCGTCGGCGGGCTGGGCGGGGACACCGGTGGCCGCCTTGGCCAGCATCGGCGAGACGGGCGGGTTCACCGGCAGGTCCATGTGGCTCACTCTGCCGCACCCGGTGCCGCTGCACGAGAGCGAGCGGGCAGGCCGTCCCGGGGGTCTGGTCTACTGCGGAGGGTGAGCCACAAGACCGTCGTCCTGGACGACGACCCGACCGGGACGCAGTCCGCGACGGGGGTCCGGGTGCTCCTGCGCTGGGACGCCCCGCACCCGCCCCTGGCCGACCTCCTCACGGACGCCCTGCGCGCGGCGGACGGCGTGTACGTGCAGACGAACTCCCGGGCCCTCGACGAGGCCGCCGCGGTCGAGCTCGTGACCGGCATCCGGGACGCCGCCCGCGAGGCCGGCCGGCGCCTGGGGACCGACGTGCGGTGCGTCCTGCGGGGCGACTCGACCCTGCGCGGGCACGTGTTCGCCGAGACGGACGTGTTCACCGGCCCCGACGACGTTGTCCTCTTCGTCCCGGCCTTCCCCGCCGGAGGCCGCACGACGGTCGACGGCGTGCACCTCGTCCGCAGCGGTGAGCAGGAGGTGCCGGCGGGGGAGACGGAGTACGCCGCCGACCCCGTCTTCGGCTTCCGCAGCTCCCGGCTCGCGGACTACGTGCGGGAGAAAGCCGACCGCACCCCCGTCGCCCTGGCCGGGGCCGACGAGCTCGCCCGCGCGCTCGACGACGCCCCCGCCGGCGCCGTCCTGCTGCCCGACGTCCGCGACGACGCCGACGTGCAGGCCCTCGCCGACGTCGTGCGCTCGTGGACGCCACCGGTGGGTCGCGACGTCGTGGTCCGCTGCGCCGCCCCCCTCGCCGCGGCGCTCGCGGGCGCGACGAGCACCGCGTTCCTCGACCGGCCCCTGCTGCCGGGCTCCCCGCGCGTCCTCGTGGTCTGCGGCTCGCACACCGACGGGGCCCGCGCCCAGCTCGAGGTGCTCGCGCAGCGGCACGGCCCCGCCCACGTGCTGCCGACCGCTGCGGCGCTCGAGGATCCCGTCGCGGCGGGGGAGGACCTCGCCGACCGCGCCCGCGCCGACCTCGCAGCCGGGCTCTCGGTCGTCGCCACCGAACGCGTCCGCTCGGGCGAGCACGGCACGCTCGACCACGGCGAGCGGGTCATGACGGCGCTCGTCACCGCCGTCCGGCGGCTCGTCCCCGACGCCGACGCCGTCGTCAGCAAGGGCGGCATCACCGCGGCCGAGGTCGCGCGGACGGGGATCGGCGCCGACGCCGCGCTCGTCGAAGGGCAGGTCGCGGCCGGGATCTCGGTCTGGCGGATGGACCTCGGCGGTCGCGACGTCCTGCAGGTCGTCGTCCCCGGCAACGTCGGCGGCCCCGACGCCATCGCCGACGCCGTCGCGGCGCTGGGCCGGTGACGGTGCGCAGACCCGTCCTCGTCCTGGCCGTGGTGGCCGCGGTCGTGGCGGCGGTGGCCAACGCGAACTTCCTGCTCGCCCCCGTCGTCGGGGCGCGGATCGACCTCGCCGTGGGCGTCATCAGCGAGCTGTCGGTGCCGTCGGAACCGGGGTCGGTGTGGTTCCGCCTGGGCGACGGGACGGCGGGCGTCCTCGCCGCCGCGCTCGGGGTCGTGCTGTGGCGCAGCGCGTTCCGGCACGCCCGCTTCCGGGCCCTGTGCCTGCTCGCGTTCGGCCTCGGCACGCTCGTCTCGGCCGTGGTGCCCGTGACCTGCGCGCCCTCGCTCGGTCCGTGCCCACCGTCCTCGGACACCGCCGAGCTCGTCCACGACGGGGTGTCCGTCCTCGCCACCACGGGCGCGGTGCTCGGGGGCGTCGAACTGGCCTGGCGCGCACGGGGAGTGCTCAAGGCGCTCGCCGTCCTCACCGCCCTCGTCTCCGCCGGCTGCGGGCTCTACGAGGTCGTGACGTTCTTCCAGGGCGGCAACGGCGGCGGCGGGAACTCCCAGCGCTGGCAGGTGCTGTCCGTCTCGGCGTGGCTGGTGCTGGAGGCGCTCAGCTGGGGACAGCGCGCGCGCACGACTCAGCCCGCGTCGAGGTAGCGCCCGGCGAAGGTGAGCCCGTACGGCAGCAGCTCCCGCGCCGTCGTCCACGTGTGGCCCCCGGGCACGTCCCGCCGCTCCAGCGGCCAGCCGCGCGCCGCGACGAGCCGGGCCAGCTCGTCGGTGCCGGCGCGTTCGGGGGCGCCGGTGCCCGTGCCGAGGAACACCGGCACCGGCGCGGGCACGACGACGGTCGGCAGGTACCGCGCGGGGGAGGCGGCGGCGAAGGCCGCGGCGGACAGCTCCCCGCGCACGGCCGGACCCGGGTCGCCGAACGGCTCGAGGGCGAGGAGCGGGCCCCACACGTCGCGGTGCCGCAGCCCCTGGTCCAGCGCGCAGAACCCCCCGGCGCTCTCGCCGCCGAGCAGGCGAGACGACGGCCGGGCCAGGGTGCGGAAGCGGCGGTCGACGCCCGGCACGAGGTCGCGGTAGAGGTACGTCTCCCACTGCGGTCCGCCGGGCAGGTCGAGGCACTCGGTGTCGCTGCCGGCGCCGAGCAGGTCGGGGTCCATGTCGGGTGTGACGACGAGGACCGGGGGCAGCAGGCGGGCGTCGGTGAGGGCGTCGACCGTCCGCGCGGCACCGCCCGCCGCGAACCAGTCCGTGGAACGTCCCGGGGAGCCCGGCAGGAGCACCACGACGGGGTACCGGCGGTCGGGGTGCTCGGCGTACCCGCGCGGCAGCTGGACGTGGACGGTCGTCGCGGCGACGTCGAGGTCGGGGGCCCCGAGCCGGAACGAGACCACGCGGCCCCCGGGCAGGTCGCCGGTCACGAGGAAGCGGGCCGCCTGCGCGGTCGGGACGTACCCCGTCAGCGCGTTCGCCGTCGTGGCCGCCACGACGACGGCCGCGACCACCGAGGCCAGGACCCACCGTCCGCGCGGACGCCGCCGCACCGACCGCACGAGGCAGGCGAGCAGCAGCAGACCGGCGCCGACGGCGAGGAGCGGGGAGTCCACCCAGGCCCCGGGCAGCCGGGTGGCGGCCAGGACCTCGGGTGTCACGTCTCCTCGGGGATCGCCGGCGACCCCGCGAGGACCACCGAGCAGCCCACGACGACGACGAGCGCCGCGACCGTCGGTACCCACCAGCCGGCCCGCACGACGTCCCCGAGCAGCGCGAACCCCGCGACCGCCGGCACGACGACCTCGACCGACCACAGCAGCGCCGTGGCGGGGCCGACGGGACCCTTCTCCAGCGCCGCGGCGTACCCGAGCGTGCCGGCGACCCCGGCGACGGCGACGGCCCACGCGACGGGTTCGGCGAGCACCCGCCAGGCGTCCGACCAGGCGTCGGGCAGGGTCACGGCCCGCGCGCCGAGGGCCGCGACGGAGTACCCGAGACCCGCCAGCACGGCGAACGCCGCGGAGCCGAGGCGGCGCAGCACGAGCACGGCGAGGAGGAGCAGCACCCCGGCGACGAGCAGCACGACCTGCAGGGGCGTCGCCACGGTGGGGGAGGGCTGCTCGGTCCCGGCGCCCCCGACGACCCCCAGGGCCGCGACGAGCGCGAGCACGGCCGCGGTGTCGCGGGGGCGCAACCGCGAGCCGAGGAACACCCGGGCCAGGACGACGGTCAGGGCGAGCGACCCCGCAAGCAGCGACTGCACCGCGAACGTCGGCAGCCGGCGCAGCGCCACGAGCGAGAGGAGCCAGGCGAGACCGTCGACCCCGAGGCCCGTGAGGTAGAGCGGGGACCGCGTCAGCGCGGCGGCCCCGGACCCCCCGCGCACCCCGACGGCCTGCAGGATCGACCCGGCCGCGTACCCGAGGGCGGCCAGGACGGCCGCCGCCAGCGCGAGCGCCACTCAGGACCCCGTGCCGGTGGCCGCGGGCCGCCGCCCGAGGAAGCGACCGACGACGGGCAGTTCGGCGACACCCTCGGCGTCGGCGATCGTGAACCCCTGCGCCGCAGCGAACTCCACGGAGTCCAGGACGACGTACCGCGGTCGCCACTCCGGGTCGTACTTGGCGTTGAACTTCCACAGCGACTCGATCTGCGCGCTCTTGGACAGGGCGTGCAGCGCGTGGCGGCCCAGGTCGGCGAACGTGCCCTCGCGCTCCCCGGCGACGACCTCGCGCAGCACCGCGAAGTTCAGGCCGAGGCCGCGCATCCCGTTCTCCGCCAGGTGCGCCGCGGTCGCGACGATGAGGGCGTCGGTCAGGCCGTTGGGGACGTCCTCGGCGGTCGAGCGGCGCATGACGTCGAGCGAGTAGCCCTGCACCAGGGGGGCCGGGACCCACTGGATGAAACCGGCCGGGCGGCCGTCCTCGAAGCGGGCGACGCTGACGAGCACGCCCTCGTCGGCGGGGTCGAACAGCCGGGACAGCGTCATCGAGTACCCGCGCTCGGCCTCGCCGTGCCGCGACTGCCCGGAGATCGACAGCAGCTCCTCCTTCACCTCGGCGGGCAGCGTCGCGCCGTCGTGGAAGGTCACCGTGATCCCGGCCTTGGTGACGCGGTTCACCGACCCGCGCAGGCTCTTCATCGACGAGCCCTTGAGGGAGAACTTCGAGCAGTCGAGCACGGCCTCGTCGCCGAGGTAGACCGGGCGCAGCCCGACCGCCTCGTAGGACGGGAGCCAGTCCGCCGACGCACCGACGACGGCCACCGACCACCCGGACCGCTCGACGTGCTCGAGGAAGTCCATGAGCAGGGCCCCGCGCCGCTCCTCGGGCCCGATGGGGTCGGGGGAGACCAGGCACACGCCGTTGCGGACGCTGTGCGCGACCACCCCCTCGCCCTCGGGGTAGGTGGCGAAGAAGAAGTCCTTGTCGTCGCGCAGGGCGAAGAAGTCGAGGGTGTCGCCGCCGTGTGCGGCGACGACGGCGCGGGCCCGCTCCCGCAGGGCGAGGCGCTGCTCGGCGCTCAACCGCGGGGCCCGGTGCGGGCTGAACAGCAGCCACGCCAGGACGACGAGCAGGGCCAGGCCGAGCGCCAGCAGCGAGGGGTTCAGCAGCGGCAGGAACACGTGGTCGGCGTTGCCGCGCAGCCGCGGCAGCGGGCGGCTCTCGTCGCCGATGAGCCGCTCGACGACGGCCGCCGTCGTCTCGCGCGGGTTGCGCTCCTCCCCGACGGCCACGACGAGCGCCGCGGACACCGCCAGGGTGACGACCGTCCCGACGACGACGACACGCACCGCCCGCCGGGCACGGGCCGGGCTCGGCAGCACCGGGAACGCCCGCGCGTTGGCGACGAGCCACACGAGCGCCACGACGTTGAGCGCGGCCTCCTCCACGTCGATGCCCTTGACGAGGTGCAGGACGACGGAGGCGCCCAGCAGCCCGATCGTCGTGCCCCACGCGAGCCGCTGTCCCCGCCGCAGCCCCCCGGCGAGCAGCAGCAGCGCGAGCGAGACGGGCACGAGGACCGTCTTGCTCAGCAGGGGCACGCCCAGCGGCAGCACCTCCAGCAGCGGGCCGAACCGCTCGCGGGCGGGCGGGGTGATCGCGGAGAGGATGCTGAGGACGGCCAGCACGGCCACGGCCCCGGCGCCGAGGCGACGGGTGCGGTCGCGACGGGCACGTCCGGCCAGGAGCGGGGGGAGCACGGACCTCAGTCTGCTGTCTCGGCCGCCCTCACCGCAGCGGCACAGGACGTCCCGAGGTCAGCCCGG from Kineococcus endophyticus encodes:
- a CDS encoding four-carbon acid sugar kinase family protein, producing MSHKTVVLDDDPTGTQSATGVRVLLRWDAPHPPLADLLTDALRAADGVYVQTNSRALDEAAAVELVTGIRDAAREAGRRLGTDVRCVLRGDSTLRGHVFAETDVFTGPDDVVLFVPAFPAGGRTTVDGVHLVRSGEQEVPAGETEYAADPVFGFRSSRLADYVREKADRTPVALAGADELARALDDAPAGAVLLPDVRDDADVQALADVVRSWTPPVGRDVVVRCAAPLAAALAGATSTAFLDRPLLPGSPRVLVVCGSHTDGARAQLEVLAQRHGPAHVLPTAAALEDPVAAGEDLADRARADLAAGLSVVATERVRSGEHGTLDHGERVMTALVTAVRRLVPDADAVVSKGGITAAEVARTGIGADAALVEGQVAAGISVWRMDLGGRDVLQVVVPGNVGGPDAIADAVAALGR
- a CDS encoding DUF998 domain-containing protein, with the protein product MTVRRPVLVLAVVAAVVAAVANANFLLAPVVGARIDLAVGVISELSVPSEPGSVWFRLGDGTAGVLAAALGVVLWRSAFRHARFRALCLLAFGLGTLVSAVVPVTCAPSLGPCPPSSDTAELVHDGVSVLATTGAVLGGVELAWRARGVLKALAVLTALVSAGCGLYEVVTFFQGGNGGGGNSQRWQVLSVSAWLVLEALSWGQRARTTQPASR
- a CDS encoding alpha/beta hydrolase is translated as MTPEVLAATRLPGAWVDSPLLAVGAGLLLLACLVRSVRRRPRGRWVLASVVAAVVVAATTANALTGYVPTAQAARFLVTGDLPGGRVVSFRLGAPDLDVAATTVHVQLPRGYAEHPDRRYPVVVLLPGSPGRSTDWFAAGGAARTVDALTDARLLPPVLVVTPDMDPDLLGAGSDTECLDLPGGPQWETYLYRDLVPGVDRRFRTLARPSSRLLGGESAGGFCALDQGLRHRDVWGPLLALEPFGDPGPAVRGELSAAAFAAASPARYLPTVVVPAPVPVFLGTGTGAPERAGTDELARLVAARGWPLERRDVPGGHTWTTARELLPYGLTFAGRYLDAG
- a CDS encoding bifunctional lysylphosphatidylglycerol flippase/synthetase MprF; this encodes MLPPLLAGRARRDRTRRLGAGAVAVLAVLSILSAITPPARERFGPLLEVLPLGVPLLSKTVLVPVSLALLLLAGGLRRGQRLAWGTTIGLLGASVVLHLVKGIDVEEAALNVVALVWLVANARAFPVLPSPARARRAVRVVVVGTVVTLAVSAALVVAVGEERNPRETTAAVVERLIGDESRPLPRLRGNADHVFLPLLNPSLLALGLALLVVLAWLLFSPHRAPRLSAEQRLALRERARAVVAAHGGDTLDFFALRDDKDFFFATYPEGEGVVAHSVRNGVCLVSPDPIGPEERRGALLMDFLEHVERSGWSVAVVGASADWLPSYEAVGLRPVYLGDEAVLDCSKFSLKGSSMKSLRGSVNRVTKAGITVTFHDGATLPAEVKEELLSISGQSRHGEAERGYSMTLSRLFDPADEGVLVSVARFEDGRPAGFIQWVPAPLVQGYSLDVMRRSTAEDVPNGLTDALIVATAAHLAENGMRGLGLNFAVLREVVAGEREGTFADLGRHALHALSKSAQIESLWKFNAKYDPEWRPRYVVLDSVEFAAAQGFTIADAEGVAELPVVGRFLGRRPAATGTGS